CACGCTCGCGACGACTATCCGCGCGTCGATCGTGAGGATCTCGATACCGATCAGCGAGACGCGCACGAAGGCGTCGATCACCAGACCCTTGTCCAGGATAACGTCGATTACGTCTGCAAGGCCGCTCGGTCTGGGTCGCTCGATGTATCCGCGCGGTGTTGTCGCTATCGCCATTGGGGTTTCCCCTCCTCGCTCGGGAATGGTGTCGGTCAGGTCTCTTTGGTCTGCTGTGTGGGCAGCGGTTCCTCGGACATGCCCATCAGGCGCTTACGGATGAAGGAGCGGTTCTTCGCCAGCGCCTTCGAGATCTCGGTCTTGCGGATGCCGTGCAGGTAGCCGATCGTCCAGTCGAGCTGCTGGAGCGCGTCCTCGGCGGCCTGGCGGTAGCGGTCGGTCTCGTCCTGCTTCGTGCCGCCCCGCCTGTTGTTGGTGCGCGTGCGCGCCATTCGGAACCTCCCGCCGGCTAGCTGCGGCCGGCCTTCGACTTCGTCTGCTTGGAGCGACGCTTCTTGGGCGGCTCGGGGGGCCGGTCGGCTGGATCGAGATAGTCATCGCCGCCCCGCATCACCGGAGGCCGGCGGCGGGGGCTGAGCGACGCCATCAGGTCGGGCGCGGACCGCGAGGCCTCTGCGTCGCCGCCGTTCGTGCCGAGCTCGATAGGCGGAGGGCCCTCGTCCTCTTCATCCTCGTCTTCCGGCTCTTCCTCGTCCTCGTCCGGCTCCTCGTCGCCCGCGGCCTGCGGCCCGTCATCGTCCTCGTCTTCCGGCTCGTCCTCGTCGTCCCAGTCGTCGCCCTCGGAGTCGTCCTCGTCTTCCGGCTCTTCCTCGTCCTCGTCGGGCTCGTCCTCGTAGTCCTCGTCCGCGTACTCGTCCTCGTACGCCTCGTCCTCGGGCTCCTGTGGCTCCTCGTCCTCGATCCAGCCGTGCTCGGCGAGCCGATCGCGGACGCTGTCCGTGAGATCTCCCAGTCGCGGCACCTTGGTCAATGCCGCCGCCTTCGTCAGCGCCGGCGCCTTCGCAACGGCCACGCGGGCGGCCGTTGCGAGGGCAGCGCCGGCGGCAACCGCGGTCACCCCGGACATCCGTTTCCGGCGCTGCGGCTGCTCGCCATTGAGCGCGCTCTCGAGCGCGGCCGAAGCCACGCGGCTCATGTCGATGCGGCCGCGCTTAGCCACGGAGCACCTTGTACGTGATCGAGGCCGCCGCGGCTCCGGCCACCGCCGCAACCGCGATCGCGCGACCCACGCCGGCTCGCTTCCCGGCGACCCGGTCCACGAATGCCTGCTTCACCATTGAGCTCATCGCCAGACCCTCCTGGTCTAGGACCGCGAGCCGCTCTTCCTCCTTGAGGACGAGCGTCCGCTGCTGCTCGAGCTGCCGTTGCTGCCGTTCGACGAGGAAGAGCTCCTCCGCGAACGACTGGACGAGCGCGTGCTGCCACTCGAACCGCTGCTGCCACTCGACCGACTGCCGCCACTCGAACCGCTGCTGCCACTCGACCGGCTGCTGCCACTCGACCGGCTGCTCCCACTCGACCGGCCGCTGCCACTCGACCGGCCGCTGCCGCTCGAGCCGCTCCGGCTGCGCGAAGACGCGGATCCCCGCTTCTGCGACGAAGAGCGGCCGCGCGAGCTGCTCGAGGAGGACCTGCGCCTGCTCGGCGACGTCCTCGTCTTCTCGCCACTGCCGGATCCCGACTCGTCCTCCTGCATCAGCACGTAGGCCTTGAAGCGAGCGAGGTCGGCGCGCACGGCGCGCTTGATGTGGCGCATGCCGCGGGCCGCCTTCTCGAGCATTGAGCCGGGCTGAACGTCGATGTTCACCTCCACGCGCGTGAGACGCGGCCCGAGCTCGTGGAAAGTGACCACGCCGGTGTGCGTCACACCCTCGCTGACCTTCCACTTGATCCGCTCGTTGGGCTTGTTCTCGACGATCTCCGCCTTGAACTCGCGGGAGAAGCCCCAGATCTTCGTCTTGAACGAGACGTTCGAGTCGTCCTCCTCCGAGACCGACTGGAGGCGGTGCATGAACTTCGGCCACTCCTCGTACTCGGTCCACTGCTCGTAGACCGTGTTGAGCGGCACGCCGATGTCGATGTCCTGCTGGATCGGCATGCGCCGGCCCTTGCCGACACCTTCCATGCCCTTGTTCTTGCCGCCGCCGCCCGGCAGCTTCTCGCTGATCGCGTCCTTCGCGCCGCCCTTGAGCTTGTCGCCGGCGGCGTCCTTCAGCTTGTCGGCGCCGAGCTTGTCGCTCGCCTTCTCCAGCGGGCCGGAGCCGTTGCTGCTCAGTCCCTTCACAAGCTTTCCGGCGCCCTTCGCCGCCATGGGCGCGAGTGCCGCCACGCCCACTCCAGCGGCGAGGCCCTTGGCGCCTGACAGCGATCCGTTGGAGCGGCCGCGTGCGTTCGTGGAAACCGATTCGACAGCTTCGCGGGCGACCTTGCCGAGTGCGGTGCCGATCGCGTCGCCTAGGTCCTTGGCCATGAATGCCTCCTCCTAGCTCTTCTTCCCTCGGGGCCCCCGCCTCGTTGTTTTCGTGTTCGGGGCGATACCCGACCTTTTGCGGGGAAAACGGTTTGGTCAATATGTGGCGCGTTGGCCCAAGCGGCGCCGGACTGGACGGCCCGCGATTGGGTACCCCAAGCTCATGGTGATCGGCGCAGTGGTGGCGCTGTGCGTTGTGCTCTTGATTCTCGGCTTCCTTCTGCCGCGACTCTCGCGACACCCGCAGCGCGGCGTGGACCGGGTGTTCGGCGCGGGCCGGCGCGGCGCGGCGAAGGCGCCCGGGCCGCTCGGCCGCTGGCTGCCGAAGCCGCTGCGAACGTCCCAGCGAGCGGCTGACAAGAGCGCGGCCGCTGGGCGCCGCGGACGGGCCAAGGCTCCGTTCTAGCTTCTTCACCGCGTACGAACGGCAGCACCGCATCGCACGCTCTTCACCTTTCCCTCGCCATACGGGGATAACGTGAAGAGCGTGGCTCAGCCGCCGCCCGGCTCCCGAGCTCGCGCGCCGTGGCACAGGACGGGCCGCCCAGCCAACTTACGATCGCGCCGTTCGGTCCCGCGACGTCACCGGCGGACGCGCCGGCTCGCCGCCACACCGCCCGCCGCCGTGGCGCCAACGGCCGCCAGCGCCACGGCCGCCCGCTTGGCGCGGGAATCCGTGGGGTGGCCGTTCGGCTCCGACGGCGCCACGTCCTCGAAGCGCGCGCCGCTCGTGGGCCCGGCCGCCCTGCGCACGGCCAATTGCAGCACCTGAGCCAGGTGCAGCGCCTGGCGGCCGCTGCCGTGCTCGATCTGCGAGCGGCAGCTGAATCCGTCCGTGATCAGCGCCACGTCAGGCGCCGCCTCGCGCGCGCGAGGAAGCAGCTTCTGCTCGCCCGCCTTGATCGACACCTCGTAGGGCTCGCCCTCCTCGTAGCCGAACGAGCCCGCAAGTCCGCAGCAACCCGTGTCGAGCACCTCGTAGTCGATTCCCACGCGGTCGAGCACGGCGGCGTCGCAGTCCGTGTCGGAGCTGGCCTTCTGGTGGCAGTGGAGGTGCACGAGCGCCTTCCCGTCAAGCCGCGGGATCTGCCAGTCCGCCGCGTGCTTCGCGATGAACTCGCCGAGCGTGAAGGTCTGGCGGGCGAGCCGCTTCGCGTCCTCGTTGGCCGGGAACATGTTGAGCAGCTCGTCGCGGAACGCGGCGCCGCAGCTCGGCTCCAGCGCCACCATCGGCGTGCCCGCCTCGATGTCTGGCCGCAGCGTGTCGAGGATCTGCCCCAGCTGACGCCGCGCGAGGTCGAGCATCCCGAAGTCGTACAGCGGCCGGCCGCAGCAGAGCGGCCGCGGCGGGATCGCCACCTGGAAGCCTGCCGCCTCGAGCACCTCGGTTGCCGCCACGGCGATCTCCGGGTGGAAGTGGTTGTTGAACGTGTCCGGCCACAGCAGCACCCGCTCGCCCGTGCGCCGCCCAGTGGCCCGCTCACGGAACCAGGAGGTGAACGTCTTCGTGGCGAACTTCGGCGGCCGCCGCTCAGGCGTGATTCCCACGAGCCGCTTGCCCAGGCGGGCGAACGGCTCGCGCTGCAGGAGGAAGTTCGCGAGCCGCGGGGCGAGCGACGCCAGCCGCGCCTCCCAGTAGATGAGCCCGAGCGCATAGGCGTGGCGCGGCCGCAGGCGGCGCTTCCAGTAGTGCGACAGGAACTCGGCCTTGTACGTGGCCATGTCCACGCGCACCGGGCACTCGTGCTTGCAGCCCTTGCACGCGAGACAGAGGTCGAGCGCCTCCTTCACGTCCTCGTTGCGCCAACCGCCGTCGATCGTGTCCGAGCGCATCATCTCGAACAGCAGTCGCGCGCGCCCGCGCGTGGAGTGCTTCTCCTCGAGCGTGACCTGGTAGCTCGGGCACATCGTGCCCTCCTGGTCGCGGCAGGCGCCCACGCCGAAGCAGCGCTCGGCCGCCGCCGCGAAGCTGCCGCCGTCCTCGTGAAAGCTGAAGCGCGTGTGCACGTCAAGCGTGCGGTAGCTCGGGTCGATCTGGAGATTGGTGTCGAGCGGGTACGGCTTCGCGACCTTGCCCGGGTTCATCTTCCAGTCCGGATCCCAGATCTCCTTGAACTCGTTGAACGCGTCCACGAGCTCAGACCCGAACATACGGTCGAGCAGCTCGGCGCGCGCCTGGCCGTCGCCGTGCTCCCCGGACAGCGAGCCGTGGTACTTCGAGCCCACGAGCTCGGCGGCCTCCTCCATGAACTCGCGGTAGTTGCGCACGCCCTGCGGGGTGAGAAAGTCGAAGTCGATGCGTGAGTGCACGCAGCCGTGGCCCACGTGGCCGAAGATGCAGGACACCCTCCGGCCGTGCTTGTCGCACAGCTCCTCGAGGTCGCGGATGTAGTCGCCGATCCGGTCGGGCGCCACCGCCGCGTCCTCCCACGACGGCCAGCCGGGATGTTCGCCGGGCATCTTGCTGTTGCCCACGCCGCCCTCGCGGATCTCCCAGATCTGCTCCACCTGGTCAGGGTCCTCGTACAGCTTGCTGTCCACGTGCGGGCCCTCGTCGGGCAGCGACGCGATCATCGCTTCGGCCTTCTCGTCCGCCTCCTCCTTGCTGTCACCGCCGAATTCCACGAGCAGCCACGCTCCCCCGCCGGGCAGGAGCTCCGGGTGGCGCTTGAAGCCCTTCTTCAGCTCGTTGTCCACGAGCCGCTGGTCGAACGTCTCGAGCCCGATCGGATCGAACTCCATGATGTCTGGCACCTGGTCGGCGGCCGTGGCGCAGTCGTCGTAGCCGAGCAGCACGAGCGAGCGATGCTGCGGGCTGTGGATGAGCTTGCAGCGCGCCTCGAGCACGAGCGCGCAGGTGGCCTCGGTCCCCACCAGCGCGGCCGCGACGTTGAAGCCGTTCTCCGGCAGCAGGCTGTCGAGGTTGTAGCCCGAGATGCGGCGCGGTATCCGCGGGTAGCGCTCGCGGATCAGGTCCGCGTAGCGGTCGCGCAGGTCCAGCAGCGCGGAGTAGATCTCGCCCTCCCGGCCGCCCGCGGCGATCTTCGCCTCGAGCTCCTCGTCGGTCATCGAGCTCTTCACCGTCATGCGCGTGCCGTCGTAGAGGAGCACGTCCAGCGCCTCGATGTTGTCGGCCGTCACGCCGGCGAGGATCGAGTGGACTCCGCACGAGTTGTTGCCGATCATGCCGCCGAGCGTGCAGCGGCTGTGGGTGGCGGGATCAGGCCCGAAGGTGAGTTCGTGCTCCTCCGCCTTCTCGCGCAGCCAGTCGAGCACGATCCCCGGCTCCACGCGCGCGTAACAGCCGTCGGGCGAGAGCTCGAGCAGGTTGTTCATGTACTTCGAGAAGTCGAGCAAGACGGCGGTGTTCACCGTCTGGCCGGCGAGCCCGGTGCCGCAGCCTCTCGCGACGATCGGCGCGCGGTGCTCGCGGCATGCCGCCACGGTGGCGATCACATCGCTCACGTCGCGCGGTACCACCACGCCGATCGGCACCTGGCGATATACGGACGCGTCGTTGGCGTAGAGGGCGCGGTCGCCGTCCGAGAAGCGCACCTCTCCGCGCACGTCCCTGCGTAGCGCCCGCTCGAGCTCTACACGGTCAGCCGTTGCTGCGGGTGCCGCGATTGTCGCCATGGCGCGGACCTCCTTCGGAGTCGAACTGCTCGGTCTGTACCCCCGTCAAACGAGCAATCCCGCGGGCCATGTACGGGGTCTGACCTGCAACACGTCAAACGCCTGCGCTCGGGTAGCCACCCCACGACACCCACCACAGGAGGCGGCATGCCAGACACTGCATCTGACCTACTGGTCGAGCGCCTGATGGACTGGGGCGTGGACACCATCTTCGGCCTGCCAGGCGACGGGATCAACGGCCTGATGGAGGCCCTCCGCAAGCGCCACGACCGCATCCGCTACGTGCACGTGCGCCACGAGGAGGTTGGCGCGATGGCGGCGGTGGGCTACGCGAAGTTCACCGGGAAGCTCGGCGTCTGCTTCTCGACCGCCGGCCCCGGCGCGATCCATCTGGCCAACGGCCTGCTCGACGCGCGGCTCGACGGCGCGCCGCTTCTGGCCATCACCGGGATGACCTACCACGACCTGATCGGCACGCATTACCTCCAGGACTTCGACACCGATCACCTCTACTCCAACCTCGCCGCCTACAACCAGCGGATCATGGGGCCCGAGCACATCCACAATGTGGTGGACCTCGCGTGCCGCACCGCGCTGTCGCAGCGGCTGCCATCCCACATCGCCTTCCCGATCGACTACCAGACGGCGGACGCCGAGGACCTGATGCGCTACAAGCGCAACGTCCCCGGTCACACCACCGTCGCGTTCAGCGCGCCGCTGCGCACACCGCCCGAGGAGGAGCTGAGGCGCGCGGCGGACCTGCTCGCGGGGGGCAGCAAGATCGCCATCCTTGCCGGACAGGGGGCGCGCGGCGCCGGACCGGAGCTCGAGCAGCTGGCCGAGACCCTTGCGGCGCCGATCATCAAGGCGTCGCTCGGCAAGGACTGCGTGCCGGATGACAGCCCGTACACCACGGGCGGCATCGGCGTGATCGGAACGCGCCCGTCGCAGGACGCCGTGGAGGCCTGCGACACGTTCGTGATCGTGGGCAGCTCGATGCCCTACATCGAGTTCCTGCCACAGCCGGGCCAGGCGAAGTGCGTTCAGATCGACGACAAGCCCGAGCGCATCGGCCTGCGCTACCCCGCGGACGTGGGCCTCGTGGGCGACGCGCGCGAGACGCTGCGCCAGCTCCTGCCGATGCTCGAGCGCAACGAGGACCGCAGCTTCCTCCAGCAGGCGCAGCACGGCATGGAGCAGTGGTGGGAGCTGATGGAGGAGCGCGGCACGCGCGACGACGTGCCGATGAAGCCGCAGGTGGTGACGTGGCACCTGTCAGAGCTGCTCGACGACGACGCGATCGTCTGCGGCGACTCCGGCCAGGTGACCACCTGGTCCACGCAGATGAAACTCCGCGCAAACCAGAGCTTCTCGTTCAGCGGGACGAACTGCTCGATGGCGGCCGCCCTGCCATATGCGATCGGTGCGCAGACGGCGTATCCGGGCCGGCAGGTGGTCGCCATCACGGGCGACGGATCGCTGACCATGCAGATGGGCGACCTCGCCACGCTGATGCAGGAGGGGCTGCCCGTGAAGCTGATCGTGTTCAAGAACAACACGCTCGGCCTCATCAAGTGGGAGCAGATGGTGTTCATCGGCAACCCGGAGTACGGCGTGGACTTCGCGCCCGTGGACTTCGTGAAGGTGGCCGAGGGCTGTGGCGCGCGCGCCTTCCACATCGAGGACCCGGCCGACTGTCGCGGGACCCTCGAGCAGGCGCTCGCGCACAACGGTCCCGCGGTGATCGAGGCCGTGGTGGACGGCAACGAGCCGCCGCTGCCGCCGAAGATCACGCGCGAGCAGGCGAAGTCGCTGGCCACGGCGCTCGCCCGCGGCGAAGAGCACCGCGAGCGGATCGGATTGACGATCGGGCACGACGCAATCGACGAGCGCACTTTCGCCCAGAGTCCTTACGGGGTGATGGGGCGCTTGAAGGAGAAGGTCACAGGAGGTAACGGCGATGGCAACCCACGCTGAAGTCACAAATCGCAGGTTCGGAACGGACGCAACCCGCGCCACTGGGCGCGGCACCAAGCTCGAGGAGGCGGGCCCCGCCCGCTTCATAGCCGAGCCCGCGGCCGTGGGGCTCGCGGGATTCGCGCTCACCACGATGATGCTGAGCGTGATCAACGTCGGCATCGTCAGCCAGAAGGCGCTGCCGGTTGTACTGGGCCTCGCGCTCGCATATGGCGGCGCGATGCAGCTGCTTGCCGGCATGTGGGCGTTCATCAAGAACGACACCTTCGCGGCGGTGGCGCTCAGCTCATACGGCGCGTTCTGGATCTCGTTCTACCTGCTCCAAAAGGTGTTCCTGCCGCAGATCCCGGTGGCGTCGCAGGCGGCCGCGCTTGCGCTCTACCTGTTCTCGTGGTGCGTGTTCAGCTTCTACATGTGGATCGGGTCGTTCCGCGTGAGCGCGGCGGTGCAGCTCGTCTTCCTCACGCTGTGGCCGGCCTACTTCTTCCTTGGGCTGGGCAAGGCCACGGGATCGATGACGCTGTTCGAGATCGGCGGCGGCTTCGGGATGGCCACG
This genomic interval from Thermoleophilaceae bacterium contains the following:
- a CDS encoding SRPBCC family protein; protein product: MAKDLGDAIGTALGKVAREAVESVSTNARGRSNGSLSGAKGLAAGVGVAALAPMAAKGAGKLVKGLSSNGSGPLEKASDKLGADKLKDAAGDKLKGGAKDAISEKLPGGGGKNKGMEGVGKGRRMPIQQDIDIGVPLNTVYEQWTEYEEWPKFMHRLQSVSEEDDSNVSFKTKIWGFSREFKAEIVENKPNERIKWKVSEGVTHTGVVTFHELGPRLTRVEVNIDVQPGSMLEKAARGMRHIKRAVRADLARFKAYVLMQEDESGSGSGEKTRTSPSRRRSSSSSSRGRSSSQKRGSASSRSRSGSSGSGRSSGSGRSSGSSRSSGSSRSSGSSGSSGGSRSSGSSGSSGSTRSSSRSRRSSSSSNGSNGSSSSSGRSSSRRKSGSRS
- a CDS encoding DUF6411 family protein, which encodes MVIGAVVALCVVLLILGFLLPRLSRHPQRGVDRVFGAGRRGAAKAPGPLGRWLPKPLRTSQRAADKSAAAGRRGRAKAPF
- a CDS encoding FAD-linked oxidase C-terminal domain-containing protein; this encodes MATIAAPAATADRVELERALRRDVRGEVRFSDGDRALYANDASVYRQVPIGVVVPRDVSDVIATVAACREHRAPIVARGCGTGLAGQTVNTAVLLDFSKYMNNLLELSPDGCYARVEPGIVLDWLREKAEEHELTFGPDPATHSRCTLGGMIGNNSCGVHSILAGVTADNIEALDVLLYDGTRMTVKSSMTDEELEAKIAAGGREGEIYSALLDLRDRYADLIRERYPRIPRRISGYNLDSLLPENGFNVAAALVGTEATCALVLEARCKLIHSPQHRSLVLLGYDDCATAADQVPDIMEFDPIGLETFDQRLVDNELKKGFKRHPELLPGGGAWLLVEFGGDSKEEADEKAEAMIASLPDEGPHVDSKLYEDPDQVEQIWEIREGGVGNSKMPGEHPGWPSWEDAAVAPDRIGDYIRDLEELCDKHGRRVSCIFGHVGHGCVHSRIDFDFLTPQGVRNYREFMEEAAELVGSKYHGSLSGEHGDGQARAELLDRMFGSELVDAFNEFKEIWDPDWKMNPGKVAKPYPLDTNLQIDPSYRTLDVHTRFSFHEDGGSFAAAAERCFGVGACRDQEGTMCPSYQVTLEEKHSTRGRARLLFEMMRSDTIDGGWRNEDVKEALDLCLACKGCKHECPVRVDMATYKAEFLSHYWKRRLRPRHAYALGLIYWEARLASLAPRLANFLLQREPFARLGKRLVGITPERRPPKFATKTFTSWFRERATGRRTGERVLLWPDTFNNHFHPEIAVAATEVLEAAGFQVAIPPRPLCCGRPLYDFGMLDLARRQLGQILDTLRPDIEAGTPMVALEPSCGAAFRDELLNMFPANEDAKRLARQTFTLGEFIAKHAADWQIPRLDGKALVHLHCHQKASSDTDCDAAVLDRVGIDYEVLDTGCCGLAGSFGYEEGEPYEVSIKAGEQKLLPRAREAAPDVALITDGFSCRSQIEHGSGRQALHLAQVLQLAVRRAAGPTSGARFEDVAPSEPNGHPTDSRAKRAAVALAAVGATAAGGVAASRRVRR
- a CDS encoding thiamine pyrophosphate-dependent enzyme, translated to MPDTASDLLVERLMDWGVDTIFGLPGDGINGLMEALRKRHDRIRYVHVRHEEVGAMAAVGYAKFTGKLGVCFSTAGPGAIHLANGLLDARLDGAPLLAITGMTYHDLIGTHYLQDFDTDHLYSNLAAYNQRIMGPEHIHNVVDLACRTALSQRLPSHIAFPIDYQTADAEDLMRYKRNVPGHTTVAFSAPLRTPPEEELRRAADLLAGGSKIAILAGQGARGAGPELEQLAETLAAPIIKASLGKDCVPDDSPYTTGGIGVIGTRPSQDAVEACDTFVIVGSSMPYIEFLPQPGQAKCVQIDDKPERIGLRYPADVGLVGDARETLRQLLPMLERNEDRSFLQQAQHGMEQWWELMEERGTRDDVPMKPQVVTWHLSELLDDDAIVCGDSGQVTTWSTQMKLRANQSFSFSGTNCSMAAALPYAIGAQTAYPGRQVVAITGDGSLTMQMGDLATLMQEGLPVKLIVFKNNTLGLIKWEQMVFIGNPEYGVDFAPVDFVKVAEGCGARAFHIEDPADCRGTLEQALAHNGPAVIEAVVDGNEPPLPPKITREQAKSLATALARGEEHRERIGLTIGHDAIDERTFAQSPYGVMGRLKEKVTGGNGDGNPR
- a CDS encoding acetate uptake transporter translates to MATHAEVTNRRFGTDATRATGRGTKLEEAGPARFIAEPAAVGLAGFALTTMMLSVINVGIVSQKALPVVLGLALAYGGAMQLLAGMWAFIKNDTFAAVALSSYGAFWISFYLLQKVFLPQIPVASQAAALALYLFSWCVFSFYMWIGSFRVSAAVQLVFLTLWPAYFFLGLGKATGSMTLFEIGGGFGMATALAAWYTSAALVLNKTFRRDVLPMGELRSAQQDVAA